The following proteins come from a genomic window of Deltaproteobacteria bacterium:
- a CDS encoding metallophosphoesterase — MGDIHGRFERVEAWLRELEQVHGKALELAIAVGDLETFVEAEAPLRKRQKRAGAAEFGPYASGAKRMPCPLVFLGGNNEDFAPLHEMQQGGELAPGVRYLGRAGAVALAGARAAFLSGIFAPTSFERPLEPPRTLELARRAGHFRRWEVDAVAQSGPVELLLLHDWPRGLVRRGIAGPEPLPPAFWGNVQASQLVDALRPAWVLCGHQHRAWAGTLGRSSKVSRVACLDEAERPAGAVFWMELERGEIVRAGWGVSAKSAWERGQLWTAELAPPPGS; from the coding sequence ATCGGGGACATCCACGGCCGGTTCGAGCGGGTCGAGGCCTGGCTGCGCGAGCTCGAGCAGGTGCACGGCAAGGCGCTGGAGCTGGCCATCGCCGTGGGCGATCTGGAGACGTTCGTCGAGGCCGAGGCGCCGCTGCGCAAGCGGCAGAAGCGCGCGGGGGCGGCCGAGTTCGGGCCGTATGCGAGCGGGGCGAAGAGGATGCCGTGTCCGCTCGTGTTCCTCGGCGGCAACAACGAGGACTTCGCGCCGCTGCACGAGATGCAGCAGGGCGGCGAGCTCGCGCCGGGTGTGCGCTACCTGGGGCGCGCGGGCGCCGTGGCGCTCGCGGGCGCGCGCGCGGCGTTCCTCTCGGGGATCTTCGCGCCGACCTCGTTCGAGCGGCCGCTGGAGCCGCCGCGGACGCTCGAGCTGGCGCGGCGCGCGGGGCACTTCCGCCGCTGGGAGGTCGACGCCGTCGCACAGTCCGGGCCAGTGGAGCTCTTGCTGCTGCACGACTGGCCGCGCGGGCTGGTTCGCCGCGGGATTGCCGGGCCCGAGCCGCTGCCGCCGGCGTTCTGGGGGAACGTGCAGGCCAGCCAGCTCGTCGACGCGCTCCGGCCCGCGTGGGTGCTCTGCGGGCATCAGCACCGCGCGTGGGCGGGCACGCTCGGCCGCTCTTCGAAGGTCTCGCGGGTGGCGTGTCTCGATGAAGCCGAGCGACCTGCGGGTGCGGTGTTCTGGATGGAGCTCGAGCGCGGCGAGATTGTCCGCGCCGGCTGGGGGGTGTCGGCGAAGTCGGCTTGGGAGCGCGGTCAGCTCTGGACGGCCGAGCTGGCGCCGCCGCCGGGAAGCTGA
- a CDS encoding YHS domain-containing protein, with product MTYDPICGKRVETTAAHAPTAEYKKKRYYFCSEGCRHAFEKEAEKMRLSELARVGALLSKGKVRWGLA from the coding sequence ATGACGTACGATCCGATCTGCGGCAAGCGGGTGGAGACCACGGCTGCGCACGCGCCGACCGCCGAGTACAAGAAGAAGCGCTACTACTTCTGCTCGGAAGGTTGTCGGCACGCCTTCGAGAAGGAGGCCGAGAAGATGCGCCTCTCCGAGCTCGCGCGCGTCGGTGCGCTCTTGAGCAAAGGAAAGGTCCGCTGGGGGCTCGCCTAA
- a CDS encoding Do family serine endopeptidase, translated as MRTVPALTLVALLGPALAFGQPSNAPTATRPPETPPSVAPLVEHAKDAVVSVTVREKAPPEDEKGGMPFFFQQPEEQVRRGLGSGLIIDPSGLVITNNHVVSGAENITVGLADGRTFTGKVLGHDEQTDVALVKLQGDVKNLPAPPPMGDSDALRVGDYVVAIGSPFGLSTTVTMGIVSAKGRQIGAGNYDDFIQTDAAINPGNSGGPLFDLQGKVVGINTAIVAGGQGIGFAVPMNLVKSLIPQLEKGKVIRGYVGVIIQDLTPELAKGLDLKVDHGALVASVAPNGPAAKAGVKVGDVVVSANGEPLKTAAELSRKIAVTPPGQKLTLSVDRNNQVHELPLTLGTQPQRPEDKEQAQATHAPAHSPSRVGVAIQDLPARDAKELGLPAQPSVLIVRVDPGSPADDAGLRPGDVLLSVNRAPVTSARQAAQLLKELKSGSHALLRVQREQSAEFLTMEVPH; from the coding sequence ATGCGAACCGTTCCCGCCCTGACGCTTGTTGCCCTGCTCGGCCCCGCGCTCGCCTTCGGCCAGCCCAGCAATGCGCCCACTGCCACCCGACCGCCCGAGACACCGCCCTCCGTCGCGCCCCTGGTGGAGCACGCCAAGGACGCCGTGGTGAGCGTGACCGTGCGCGAGAAGGCTCCCCCCGAAGACGAAAAGGGCGGGATGCCCTTCTTCTTCCAGCAGCCGGAGGAGCAGGTGCGCCGCGGCCTGGGCTCGGGGCTGATCATCGACCCGAGCGGATTGGTCATCACCAACAACCACGTGGTCTCGGGCGCGGAGAACATCACCGTGGGCCTGGCCGACGGACGAACCTTCACCGGCAAGGTGCTCGGCCACGACGAGCAGACCGACGTGGCGTTGGTGAAGCTCCAGGGCGACGTGAAGAACCTGCCCGCGCCGCCGCCCATGGGAGACTCCGACGCGCTGCGCGTGGGTGACTACGTGGTCGCCATCGGCAGCCCGTTCGGGCTCTCGACCACGGTGACCATGGGCATCGTGTCCGCGAAGGGACGGCAGATCGGGGCCGGCAACTACGACGACTTCATCCAGACCGACGCGGCCATCAACCCCGGCAACTCGGGCGGGCCGCTCTTCGACCTCCAGGGCAAGGTGGTGGGCATCAACACGGCCATCGTCGCGGGCGGCCAGGGCATCGGCTTCGCGGTGCCGATGAACCTCGTGAAGTCGCTCATCCCCCAGCTCGAGAAGGGCAAGGTCATCCGCGGCTACGTGGGCGTGATCATCCAGGACCTCACGCCGGAGCTGGCCAAGGGGCTCGACCTGAAGGTCGACCACGGCGCGCTGGTGGCGAGCGTGGCGCCCAACGGCCCCGCGGCGAAGGCGGGCGTGAAGGTGGGCGACGTGGTGGTCAGCGCGAACGGCGAGCCGCTCAAGACCGCCGCCGAGCTGTCGCGCAAGATCGCCGTGACCCCGCCCGGCCAGAAGCTCACCCTGAGCGTGGACCGCAACAACCAGGTGCACGAGCTGCCGCTCACGCTGGGCACGCAGCCACAGAGGCCCGAGGACAAGGAGCAGGCGCAAGCCACGCACGCACCCGCGCACTCGCCCTCGCGCGTGGGCGTGGCCATCCAGGATCTGCCCGCGCGCGATGCGAAGGAGCTCGGCCTGCCCGCGCAGCCGTCGGTGCTCATCGTCCGCGTGGACCCGGGCTCGCCCGCCGACGACGCCGGCCTCCGACCCGGCGACGTGCTGCTCTCCGTCAACCGCGCGCCGGTGACCAGCGCGCGCCAGGCCGCGCAGCTGCTCAAGGAGCTCAAGAGCGGCAGCCACGCGCTCCTCCGGGTGCAGCGCGAGCAGAGCGCGGAGTTCCTCACCATGGAGGTCCCGCACTGA